One genomic segment of Drosophila willistoni isolate 14030-0811.24 unplaced genomic scaffold, UCI_dwil_1.1 Seg162, whole genome shotgun sequence includes these proteins:
- the LOC124460919 gene encoding putative uncharacterized protein DDB_G0271606: MLKDLVSSKKILAKNHIAQQQVVQQQQLQQQLSKTPKPQRFQSKSGQQQQQQQQQTLDPQLNLHQSSSVGLQQKLATISKSKQQQQQRQQQQQQQQQTLDPQLNLHQSSSVGLQQKLATISKSKQQQQQRQQQQQQQQQTLDPQLNLHQSSSVGLQQKLATISKSKQQQQQRKLKLYQHQTKTTNKWRPKTIKRKLKPIINNKQQQQPVNSLTTGQQFDDDLDITEIQQPTHNYNNNYLKHQNLNGFNQNQDSSSNNNSSKYWTLS, encoded by the exons ATGCTTAAGGATCTAGTTTCTTCAAAGAAAATCCTAGCTAAGAATCATATAGCCCAACAACAAGTcgtacaacaacagcaactacaacaacaactatctAAAACACCAAAACCTCAACGGTTTCAATCAAAATcaggacagcagcagcaacaacaacagcagcaaactCTGGACCCTCAGCTAAACCTGCACCAATCGTCATCAGTCGGTctacaacaaaaattggcaACTATCAGCAAGtcaaagcaacagcagcagcaac gacagcagcagcaacaacaacagcagcaaactCTGGACCCTCAGCTAAACCTGCACCAATCGTCATCAGTCGGTctacaacaaaaattggcaACTATCAGCAAGtcaaagcaacagcagcagcaac gacagcagcagcaacaacaacagcagcaaactCTGGACCCTCAGCTAAACCTGCACCAATCGTCATCAGTCGGTctacaacaaaaattggcaACTATCAGCAAGtcaaagcaacagcagcagcaacgtaAATTAAAGCTTTACCAACATCAGActaaaacaaccaacaaatgGAGGCCTAAGACAATAAAgcgaaaattaaaaccaatcaTTAATaataagcagcagcagcagcctgtTAATTCTCTGACCACTGGCCAGCAATTCGACGATGATCTCGATATTACTGAGATTCAACAACCTACTCA caactacaacaacaactatctAAAACACCAAAACCTCAACGGTTTCAATCAAAATcaggacagcagcagcaacaacaacagcagcaaatacTGGACCCTCAGCTAA